One Campylobacterota bacterium DNA segment encodes these proteins:
- the dnaE gene encoding DNA polymerase III subunit alpha — translation MSIPPFTHLHLHTEYSLLDGANKISALASRVKELGMNAVAMTDHGNMFGAIDFYHQMRGAGLKPIIGMEAYIHNSDDLSDKSVKQRFHLCLFAKNETGYKNLMYLSSKAYIDGFYYFPRINKQLLREHSEGLICTSACLQGEVNWHLNTNSERNVKNGAGGYEEAKRVALEYREIFGDDFYMEIMRHGISDQLFIDEPVIRLSRETGIKLVATNDTHYTFPDDAQYHEAFMCIGMNKLYDDPNRLRHSVHEFYIKSPEQMAMLFADIPEALYHTQEIVDKCQLELKLGNPTPPNFKFTREYAEAEGLNIDNEPDDESVEPKKRRSAADKNDAEYFIHCCRLGLEQRLKHVPTERHQEYRDRLEFEMDVINQMKFPGYMLIVWDFVREAKKMGIAVGPGRGSAAGSLVAYALEITDIDPMKYDLLFERFLNPERVSMPDIDMDFMQARRGEIIDYVVRKYGREQVAQIITFGSLLAKGVIRDVARVLDMPLSQADMMAKLIPEELGITLNGKTKGGEFKPGAFQKEPKIKELIESDTQAARVWEFSKKLEGLKRNAGMHAAGVVISNEPLWKKTPIYKPSGEETFVTQYSLNFLEDVDLIKFDFLGLKTLDVIDNAIKLIQNRYGRAINWHEIDENDPKVYETIQSGETIGMFQIESSGMQDLNKRLKPSSFEDLIAVLALYRPGPMESGMLDDFIERKHGRQAITYTFPAMEPILKPTYGVIVYQEQVMQIVQTIGGFSLGGADIVRRAMGKKKIEEMQKYNKEFSEGAAKQGLDYQKASELFDLIEKFAGYGFNKSHSAAYAMVTFQTAWLKTYYPQEFMAALLTSEKDNTDKVVKYIDEAKRMKISLGAPDINDSQLEFSAITKDGADQILFGLGAIKGVGEAAVESILEARAEGEFKDIKDFINRIEPQKVNKKVIECIIKAGGLDRFGYSRRALLEQVEILVETAKKGSSLKKESQFSLFGDDEEVTTVDLELKNYDEYDLKGILDFEKETLGFYVSGHPLDNYREQIDAINYTLSSEIENIADGSSAIFIGKVEEITKKMSKKGSQFGLVNLMDFHGNIEMMLFSDKLEQLEAMDLDEPIAFKVKVTHTEMFTRISVTKIMTLSEAKKEAKKVETKIVENLPPPEPLNLRIRLSDDLESLQKLYTLVRRHPGRRPIKLTIVSKLIDVVIDSAIRADEKVMEELSALEDVDIV, via the coding sequence ATGAGCATCCCACCCTTTACCCACCTGCACCTGCATACCGAGTACTCTTTGCTGGATGGTGCGAATAAAATTTCGGCGCTGGCGAGTCGGGTGAAGGAACTGGGGATGAACGCCGTCGCGATGACCGACCACGGCAACATGTTCGGCGCGATCGATTTTTACCACCAAATGCGCGGCGCGGGGCTAAAGCCGATCATCGGGATGGAAGCCTACATCCACAACAGCGACGACCTCTCCGACAAAAGCGTTAAACAGCGTTTCCACCTCTGCCTCTTCGCCAAAAACGAGACGGGCTACAAAAACCTGATGTACCTCTCCTCGAAAGCCTACATCGACGGATTCTACTATTTTCCCCGGATCAACAAGCAGCTTCTGCGAGAACATTCCGAAGGGCTCATCTGCACCTCGGCGTGCCTGCAGGGGGAAGTGAACTGGCATCTCAACACCAACAGCGAACGGAACGTCAAAAACGGGGCAGGGGGGTACGAGGAGGCCAAACGGGTCGCGCTGGAGTACCGTGAGATTTTCGGTGACGATTTCTACATGGAGATCATGCGCCACGGGATCAGCGACCAGCTCTTCATCGACGAGCCGGTGATCCGCCTCTCGCGGGAGACGGGGATCAAACTCGTCGCGACCAACGACACCCACTATACCTTCCCCGACGATGCCCAGTATCACGAGGCGTTCATGTGTATCGGGATGAATAAACTTTACGATGATCCAAACCGTCTGCGCCACTCGGTCCACGAGTTCTACATCAAATCCCCCGAACAGATGGCCATGCTTTTTGCCGACATCCCCGAAGCGCTGTACCACACCCAGGAGATCGTCGACAAATGCCAGCTGGAACTTAAACTCGGAAACCCGACCCCGCCGAACTTCAAATTTACCCGCGAGTACGCCGAGGCGGAGGGGCTCAACATCGACAACGAGCCCGACGATGAGAGCGTCGAGCCGAAAAAACGGCGCTCCGCCGCCGACAAGAACGACGCGGAGTACTTCATCCATTGCTGCCGTCTGGGTCTGGAACAACGGCTCAAGCACGTCCCCACCGAACGTCATCAGGAGTACCGCGACCGTCTCGAATTCGAAATGGACGTCATCAACCAGATGAAATTTCCCGGCTACATGCTCATCGTCTGGGACTTTGTCCGCGAAGCCAAAAAGATGGGGATCGCGGTCGGACCCGGACGGGGATCGGCGGCGGGGAGCCTTGTGGCGTACGCGCTGGAAATCACCGACATCGACCCGATGAAATACGACCTCCTCTTCGAGCGTTTTCTCAACCCCGAGCGGGTATCGATGCCCGATATCGATATGGACTTCATGCAGGCGCGCCGGGGGGAGATCATCGACTACGTCGTTCGCAAATACGGGCGCGAACAGGTGGCGCAGATCATCACGTTCGGTTCGCTCCTGGCCAAAGGGGTGATCCGCGACGTTGCCCGCGTCCTGGATATGCCTCTCTCGCAGGCCGACATGATGGCCAAACTGATCCCCGAGGAGCTGGGGATCACCCTGAATGGCAAGACCAAAGGGGGAGAATTCAAACCCGGAGCGTTCCAGAAAGAGCCAAAGATCAAGGAGCTCATCGAAAGCGATACTCAGGCGGCGCGCGTCTGGGAGTTTTCGAAAAAGCTCGAAGGATTGAAGCGTAACGCCGGGATGCACGCCGCGGGGGTCGTCATCTCCAACGAACCGCTCTGGAAGAAAACCCCCATCTACAAACCCTCTGGCGAGGAGACGTTTGTCACCCAGTATTCGCTCAACTTTCTCGAAGACGTCGACCTGATCAAGTTCGACTTTCTCGGACTCAAAACGCTTGACGTCATCGACAACGCGATCAAACTGATCCAAAACCGCTACGGCAGAGCGATCAACTGGCACGAGATCGACGAAAACGACCCCAAGGTCTACGAGACGATCCAGAGCGGGGAGACGATCGGGATGTTCCAGATCGAGTCCAGCGGTATGCAGGACCTTAACAAACGGCTCAAGCCAAGCTCCTTCGAGGACCTGATCGCGGTACTGGCGCTGTATCGTCCCGGACCGATGGAATCGGGGATGCTCGATGACTTCATCGAGCGGAAGCACGGGCGCCAGGCGATCACCTACACTTTCCCCGCGATGGAGCCGATCCTCAAACCCACCTACGGGGTCATCGTCTACCAGGAGCAGGTTATGCAGATCGTTCAGACGATCGGGGGCTTTTCACTCGGCGGCGCGGACATCGTGCGTCGTGCGATGGGGAAAAAGAAGATCGAGGAGATGCAAAAGTACAACAAGGAGTTTAGCGAGGGGGCGGCCAAGCAGGGACTCGACTACCAAAAGGCTTCCGAGCTCTTCGACCTGATCGAAAAATTCGCCGGGTACGGGTTCAACAAATCGCACTCCGCGGCGTATGCGATGGTCACGTTCCAGACGGCGTGGCTCAAGACCTACTATCCGCAGGAGTTCATGGCCGCACTCCTCACCTCGGAGAAAGACAACACCGACAAGGTCGTCAAATACATTGACGAAGCCAAGCGGATGAAAATCTCCCTCGGCGCCCCCGACATCAACGACTCGCAGCTGGAATTCTCGGCGATCACCAAAGACGGGGCGGATCAGATACTCTTCGGTCTGGGGGCGATCAAGGGGGTCGGCGAAGCGGCCGTCGAATCGATCCTTGAAGCGAGAGCTGAGGGGGAGTTCAAAGACATCAAGGACTTCATCAACCGGATCGAACCTCAGAAGGTCAACAAGAAGGTGATCGAGTGTATCATCAAGGCCGGGGGGCTCGATCGCTTCGGCTACTCCCGCCGCGCGCTGCTCGAGCAGGTCGAGATCCTCGTCGAGACGGCCAAAAAAGGGTCGTCGCTGAAAAAAGAGTCGCAGTTCAGCCTCTTCGGGGATGACGAGGAGGTCACCACCGTCGATCTGGAACTCAAAAACTACGATGAATACGACCTCAAAGGGATCCTCGATTTCGAAAAAGAGACGCTCGGGTTCTACGTCTCTGGGCATCCGCTCGACAACTACCGCGAGCAGATCGACGCGATCAACTACACCCTCTCCAGCGAGATCGAAAACATCGCCGACGGCTCCAGCGCGATCTTCATCGGCAAGGTCGAGGAGATCACCAAAAAGATGTCGAAAAAAGGGTCACAGTTCGGCCTGGTGAACCTGATGGATTTCCACGGCAACATCGAGATGATGCTTTTCTCCGACAAACTCGAACAGCTCGAGGCGATGGACCTGGACGAGCCGATTGCGTTCAAGGTCAAGGTGACCCATACCGAGATGTTCACCCGCATCAGCGTCACCAAGATCATGACCCTGTCCGAAGCGAAAAAAGAGGCGAAAAAGGTCGAGACCAAGATTGTCGAAAACCTCCCGCCCCCCGAGCCGCTGAACCTGCGCATCCGCCTCAGCGACGATCTGGAGAGCCTCCAGAAACTCTACACCCTCGTCCGCCGTCACCCCGGCCGCCGTCCGATTAAACTCACGATCGTCTCCAAACTTATCGACGTTGTCATCGATTCGGCGATACGGGCCGATGAGAAGGTCATGGAAGAATTGAGCGCGTTGGAAGATGTCGATATCGTATAG
- a CDS encoding M18 family aminopeptidase produces the protein MREFNEELLSFIDASPTPFHAVEWMAKTLECRGFHRLEEDEEWTLIEGQDYYVTRNDSSIIAFTYPPCAEKGYMIVGAHTDSPHLRLKPNPLTESAGVKQLGVEPYGGILLNPWFDRDLGIAGRIVYLEGEVRKEALINISRPVAMIPSLAIHLDKEANSNRSINAQTDIVPVIATGEVDFETFILSQIAENTAHLSLLAHELSLYDLQRGSFVGVNDDFIASARLDNLMSCFVGLHALLDSTYPMMLVCMDHEEVGSETHVGAAGTFAEEVLRRIGGEQYPLLMRRSLMISCDNAHAQHPNFSAKHESEHAPRLNGGVVVKINSNQRYATNSRTQGRFVQCARALHVPLQTFVTRSDLGCGSTIGPISSARLGVETIDVGIPQLGMHSIRELAGTRDAYGLYRVLMQLGDF, from the coding sequence ATGAGAGAATTCAACGAAGAACTTTTAAGCTTTATCGACGCTTCCCCGACGCCGTTTCATGCGGTCGAATGGATGGCAAAAACACTGGAGTGTCGCGGATTTCACCGCCTTGAAGAAGATGAGGAGTGGACGCTCATCGAAGGGCAGGACTACTACGTTACCCGCAACGACTCGTCGATTATCGCCTTTACCTATCCTCCCTGTGCCGAAAAAGGGTACATGATCGTGGGAGCGCATACCGACTCTCCCCATCTGCGTCTCAAACCCAATCCCCTTACCGAGTCGGCGGGCGTCAAACAACTGGGGGTCGAACCTTACGGGGGGATTCTGCTCAACCCGTGGTTCGATCGCGACCTCGGGATTGCCGGACGGATCGTTTACCTGGAGGGGGAAGTACGCAAAGAGGCCCTGATCAACATTTCCCGCCCCGTTGCCATGATCCCCTCGCTGGCGATCCATCTCGACAAAGAGGCCAACTCGAACCGTTCGATCAACGCCCAAACCGATATCGTTCCGGTCATCGCGACCGGGGAGGTTGATTTTGAAACCTTCATCCTCTCCCAGATTGCTGAAAATACGGCACATCTGAGCCTTTTGGCCCATGAATTGAGCTTGTACGACCTCCAAAGAGGATCGTTCGTCGGCGTCAATGACGATTTTATCGCTTCCGCGAGGCTGGATAACCTGATGAGCTGTTTTGTGGGGCTTCACGCGTTACTCGATTCGACCTATCCGATGATGCTGGTGTGCATGGATCACGAAGAGGTCGGGAGCGAAACCCATGTCGGTGCGGCGGGGACGTTTGCCGAAGAGGTGTTGCGCCGGATCGGCGGAGAACAATATCCTCTCCTGATGCGTCGCAGCCTGATGATCTCGTGCGACAACGCCCATGCCCAGCACCCCAATTTCTCCGCCAAACACGAGAGCGAACACGCACCGCGCCTGAATGGCGGGGTCGTGGTCAAGATCAATTCGAACCAGCGTTATGCGACCAATTCCCGGACGCAGGGGCGCTTCGTTCAATGCGCACGGGCGCTGCACGTTCCCCTTCAGACGTTCGTCACCCGCAGCGACCTGGGGTGCGGATCGACGATCGGGCCGATCAGCTCGGCCCGTCTGGGAGTCGAGACGATCGACGTGGGAATCCCCCAGCTGGGGATGCACTCGATCCGCGAGCTGGCGGGAACGCGGGACGCTTACGGGCTTTACCGCGTTCTTATGCAGCTGGGAGATTTTTAG